The genomic DNA GGGAGGGTGGGAGCACCAGCATgtgtacaggctgggggaaagATACGTAAAATGGCCTTGTGCAGCTGGTGAATGTGTCCAAGAAGACACAGACCCATTCTGTTTTACAGCTCTCTACAGTGAGACCTTGAGAAGGTGACATAGCATCCATTCTATGCATTGCATGCTTTGAAAAGCTTCTTGAgaggctgtttctttttctttgaagaaggaAGCTCAAATAGAGAAACAACTTAAACTAGTatatttcttcagaaagcattggggtttattgcttttatttctgtattctgCACCTGATGCACTCAGTATCTCTTAATGTTTTCTCTGTAGCACATTCAGTACTGTTGGTAAATAATTTCCTCTAGGCAGTCTTAATTACATCATCCTAGGCAATCCTAGACTGGTCTGTAACCTGTTAAATTCTTCTCCATGGTACCTGCAGATAGTAAAGAAGGATGAGTTCTCCACAAAATGCAACCAGACAGATCACCATCGGATGTCAGGGGGAAGGCAAGAGGTAAGAGTGCTTTGCCAAGACTCTGCATTAAAGCTGCTTGGATGCCCCCTTTCTGATGTTAAAGCACTGCTGTCTTACCTAAGCTCTTGGCTAGTTCTGGGGTCTGGGAGGTGGTCTTCTGCCTTCTGATGTGTGTATCTGAATATACATAGGAACCCATGCTGGTAGCTTCTGGTTGgttttctgtgatctctttTAAGATAGAATTACTTGTGACTTCAGTCAAAACTTCCAGTGGTCAAAGGTGAATAACTGCAGGACCTTGAGGAACCTCCTCTGTACTTGCCAAAGTGTGGTTTAAGGATCCAGTATGTGAGATAAGTTCAGTGTTAGACCTGCAGAATGTTTGGGTGCAGACCCTGTGCCCTAGCTCAGTGCTTAGCAGGGTGTTGGAGCAGGCTGTTAACATCCATCCCAGTGGGCAAAAAGCTGGTTTAGGCAGTTCTCTGTGGTAAAGGGCACTTGGAGCCCCAGCACCCCTTTTCATCCTGTGCTGTGGTACCACTCCCCTTTGAGAGCAGGCCTGTTCAGGGAAAGAGCAACCTGCATTGTGTGCCATGCTGCACTGGCCAGACACTGCTGGTGCTGTTGTCTGTATCATTCAGATCTTCCAGACACAGCCTGACTGCTGCATGTGAATCCCTGCCTGTCAGTGGGGTACCTTTCTACTGCTTGTCATCTTGGTTGAGGGATTAAAagcttcatttgtttttttttatcctatGTCTGTATCAGCTATACCCAGCAAGGCAGATTCCTGACTCCAGCTACATGTTTGAAGGTGCAGGTATAAATGGCAGGATGAAAACCTCCTGCAAATACCTGTTCCAGGTAGTGGTGTTTGCTTCCAGCTACTTAAATGTGACAAATCTGATACTTCAGTTGCTTCTAAcaaattctttaaaatgtctgtcTCCTAATGGGGAACAGCTGGGTTAAAGGTTTAGTTAAGCATTTTCTGGTTCTGTAGCAGATGAGAAATGCTTTAATACTTGCAAAGCACTGCGTTAAGTGTGCGTGGCATTATGGTAATTGGAGGATCTGGCTTTAGAAGATAAAGCAGGCAGGTTTGGAATATCACTTGGTAGGCTGCTATCTTAGTGTAAGCTGTTATCACACTAACTCATGGCAGGGTATTAACTTGTCAGAGCTGGTGTAGAGGTCCTTCAGGAGATGTCCTCAAAGCACCCTTTGTATTTAGGTTCATCGGTATTAAGTCAGTAGGATTTAACCTCCTAAATCTTCAGTGTCTttcaaaagcttctttttttatgtGTAACATGCCAGGGTAGGGCACAGGAGTCAGCTTGTGGGCACACAAATGAGTTGCTGCCTGGTAAGTCAGGACATAAAGTAGTAGGTAGATGAGCTACTTTGCAGTAACAAGTGATGCTTATACTTTTATTTGGAGGAGGTGTATTGGTTCTACCTGTAGCTTATCTGAAGGAGAGCATGTTTGTTAGTGGTGTCTGGCAGGTGTAGGACAGTTACCATTAACTGCTTGTTAAGGAGACTTCCAGGCCAGCTCTGTAGCAATATTTGCTTGTTCCCAAATCCAGCCTTGATCCTCTCTGTGGCAGAGCTTATACcctctctgtggctctgctAGTGATTGTGCTGATGAGGCAAAGTCATGTTGGGGCACATCACTGTCCCAGTGAGATTTCCTTAtcttcccccttctctcctTGTGCTGCAGGAGTTCCGGACATGGCTGAGGGAAGAGTGGGGTCGGACTCTGGAAGACATCTTCCATGAACACATGCAAGAGCTCATCTTGATGAAGTTCATCTATACCAGTCAATATGAGTAAGGGCACCAGCTTCTGTGtactggggctgctgcagcctcaagAGCACATGGGATCCTTTGTTCTGGAGAACATGTCAAAGGGTTCTCTTTAACTCTCTAACCTTCTGTGTTTTGCACAGCAACTGCCTGACATACCGACGCATCTACCTCCCCCCTAGCAGCCCTGATGACCTTATAAAGCCGGGTCTCTTCAAAGGAACCTATGGGAGCCACGGGCTGGAGATTGTCATGTTGAGCTTTcatggaaagaaagcaaaggggaCTAAAATCACTGTAAGggcattttcctttctctcagaTGCTTGTTAAAGTGTTCTTCCTGCCATGGATTCATAGGAGAGAGAGCTCTTTCTGGGAGGTGGTCAATTGTTGCCACACCAAACCCTGTTCCTCCTGCAGATTGGTGGCATCAAGCGAATCTTTATATGTGCAGAGTAGCTAGAACCTGCTCTGCAAGGTTTCTCATGATGCCACCTGgttctccctttcttctccctcccagcTGCTTCCTGTGAGCAGGTCACTGGTGGTCACTCACATTTATCTGACCACATGTTGTCAGCTCTTCACTAAAGCCAGgctccttcctctctgcagggAGGGATTCTGACAAAATTCAGTTGCAGCTTTGACTGTCTTTCACTCTTGCAAGTACAGCCTGGTTTGTAGCTTTTGTTTAAACATTCTGTCTGGAGGGGGAAAGCAGAGGTGACAGACAGCTCAGGGAATAATGATCAAGGTCTgagggttgtttgttgtttttttttgttgttgttgttgcaaaCTTTGGTGATTGTAAAAAAGGTTGAACTATGTAGAAGAAGTCAGATGGTGGATGGGAGGAGGATACAGGTCTGaactctgcagctgtgctgttgCTTCCTGTCTCTAGGGAGATCCCAACATCCCAGCTGGACAGCAGACTGTGGAGATTGACCTGGCAcatcctctgcagctgcctgacaTCGAGAACCTCCGTGATTTCAGTGAGCTGTCCCGCATTGTCCTGGAGGTCCAGGAGCAGGTGCGgcgggaggagcaggaggaggaacacgggcaggaggaagaggacagCTCCCCGCAGCCTGCATCCCAGCCTGCTGCAATGCCCCTGGGAGAAGGTGCTGAGGGGGAAGAGACTGTGGCTGGGGCACAGGGGACAACCCAGGACAAGGCACCAGCTTCCCAGCCCTTCGTGCTGCCCATGGGAGTCATATCCAGGAATGAAGACTATCCCCGGACCTGCCGAATTTGGTAACGGGGACTAGTGGTTTTACAGCCTAGTGCCAGTCACCTTTTGAAAcagaagggggggggaagtctGAGGcatgttctgtattttcttgtcCTATACCTGTGTTCAGGTTTCCCAGCCCCCTGTGCTCAgattttctgttgctgctgcccTGTCTCCCACACTCTTGTTTGCTCACTGTTTCTTAACACAGGCACCTGCTATCCTGCTTCCTTGTTAGATTTTATCCTCTTACTGTGAAGCTAGCACCTCTTCTGTATCcaccccccttttcttttttgtgttttgtttcctagAGCTGCCCAGCATATGTATATTTAGAGAACAGTTCAAGCCACTTCCCATTTGTGTGTCACTTGTATCCCTTAACTGTGGGAACATGGTGttctctgcctcccctccctAGCCTCTGATGCCCTGGGGCTAGCTCTGGAAGGTGCTGAGCACCCTAAGCAGTAGATGAAAGCATGCAGAGCCTTGTTGAATGGGACCTGCAGTCAGTGAAGCAGCATACTAAATGGAGTGTGGAAAACAGAGCCCAAAAGCTGAGGCTTAGGCAGGTGACCTTCAGCCAAACATCTGTGCTCATGGAAAAACCTACCAGTTTATCCCAGAAGGCTCCTGCTGTCACAACTGAGTTTTATCTGAATAAAACCCTGCTCCACCTGCTGCCTGCTTGGAGGTTACACTGACCTTTCCTCCTCCATTGCTCcagtgagatttttcttttcttagattttttgctttctcttgccTCCTCTAGGTTTTGTTGCAAGGTTTGCCTTTGGTCACCCTCTCaacctgcttttcctttcctttgaggATTGTCTGGGCCTGAGTTGATCCTTGAGTTACAGAAGTAAATCTGGGCTGAACTGCAGAACAATGCAGCTTTGATGTGCATCTGCTAATTAGAACACCCAAAAGCAGCAACCTTCAAATAGCAGTGgagcttttcttctcctaaaaACAGCATCAGCAGTGTTGATAAGAGCTGAGTAAATGTAAAACTCCCTGTCCTGTAGCACCTGGCAGCATGTTTGAAAATGGCTTtgagcacagctctgtgcttttgtttttattattaaatgttGGGTAATGATGGCTGCTCTCACCTCTCTGATTTTGCTCTTCTCTCTTTGCAGTTTTTATGGGACGGGGCTCATTGCTGGGCACGGCTTCACCAGCCCCGAGCGAACCCCGGGGGTCTTTGTTCTCTTCGACGACGATCGCTTTGGGTTCATCTGGCTGGAGCTGAAGTCCTTCAGCCTTTACAGCAGGATCAAGGTCTCCTTCCAGAACGCCCAAGCACCTTCCCGTGAGGCTTTTGATGAGATGCTGAAGAACATTCAGTCACTGGCTACTTGATGGGTTGTTTGTGATGGACAGGGCTAGGGGTTGCAAAGGCTGCTGCACTccccagccagagctgggatggggatTCCTTGCTCTTGGTACCTCTGAATTAAAGCATGCACTTTTAATAAAGCCTTTTTACCCCAAATGTACACATCCCAGTTAAAATATCCTTTCCTCCCTGCCACCCTACACTGCTCCCTAGCAGCCCTTGTTACCCAGTCTGTAACATAGCTTTGTGTGGCTGAAGGGATCctgcagaggaggaaacagaCCCTTCTAGCAAAAAGAATGTTTTGGAACAAAAATAACTTGAGGTCAGAGCTGGGTCAGGAGAACATCTTCTTTACTGGATGGACACAAGTCCTCTGCTCTGACCATTAGTCTCCCATGGAAGGAGCCCTTCATGGAAGGGACTTGTTGAAGCCTTTGCTTTACTCTAGGCCCATGTGTCCTCCTGGGAGACTTGCTTTACCCTCTTGAACACCTGTGCAGTCCCCACTGCAGACTGGTTGCTTCATGCTAAATTGCATCAGCAGTGACAAAGCATGTCCTCCTCTCCAGAAACCTTTCTCAGGGTGCAGCATCACCAAGAGAGGCTGGTGTGATATCTGCTTCCTTGGCTTAGTTATTGGAGTGGGTGGTTTCCTTTTGAGAAATTCCTTCAGGTTGGCAGCAAGGGGAGGATTCCCCTTGGGAATGGCTGTGTAGTGTTGTTCTGGCTTCTGGAGCTTGGTGGCTGTGCTGTCCCCTGGAGCTCCAGGTCTGGATGTCTCCCTGAGTGTAGAGATGATTCTTCTTTCTTACAGGAGCTGGCTGTGGAACTGGATGCACAAGCTGGTGTGTTCAGAATTTGTTTTACTACCTGAAAGATTCACCTCAGATCTTTGAAACTGGGCCTGAAAATGTAAagtaaggagaaaaaacaaaagtaactGTGAAATAAGCCCACATGCAGCCTCCTGGCTTCTGTCTGATGGGCAGCAGAAGGTGCCATGTGTCACTGGTACTGATGTGGCCCTATTGATGTGTCATTCttggatcaggttgctctgtGCAGTctgaaggagcagggaggaatTCTAATATTGCTGTGGCCTGGTTTGGCACCTTTTATGGTTGGTGCTGACAGGTGGGAGCTGCTCTCCACTCACAGGACCCTTCTGTTCCCTTTGTAGTCACACTTGTTTCATCCCAGATGATTGCTGCTTCCACAGAAAGCTCCTGGGcttgatttctttctgtgaTACTTGTGTTCTGGCAGATCTGAGCTCCCCTGAGAAGTGTGGGCTGCAGGTGAGGCAGCAGATTCCCCATAGACTGTCCTGTGTGGGAGAATCCAGTGCTCATCTACAGACTGTGACTTGTGCTAAAAACCATCTCAGCATTTGCTTCAGTGTGTTATTAATCTTGTGTAGGAAGAGATGCTCTGAGCCTTGTgtggagaggaaagaaacatttgTAAGGAAGCTCTTGGTTCCAGGCAAAGTGCATCCTTTGCTGCAGTTGCTCCCTGGCTGTGATGATGAGCTCCAGgtttcttttctccctgcttaCCAGCTGGATCAGTGTCTAACAAAGCTGCTTTTGTCTTCTGCAGGTTCTAGTTTGTAAATGTGTGAGTATATGTGTTGTGTTGGGAGGGTTCAGGCCCCTTCTGTAGAGAAGTTTCAGTCACTGCCTAGTTCCACTGACTGTGAGCAGCTTTTATTCTCACTCTCACAAGGGCTTTTTGCCATTTCTGGCTCTCGAGTGTTCCCTCAAGCTGTGTGAGAACTCAATCTCCAGCAGAGACTGAGCAGAAGGTCACGTCACTCACAGGATTAATTCCTGTCTCTTTGGATATAGTTTAAAAAACCTCTTAGTATTTGAAGGTGATTTGggacatttttctctgttttctgctgctttgtcagTAGTGGAAAACCTCACCTCCATTAGAGGTGAGGATCTGAAGTGCTATTACTGTTCAGTGAATAAGCTCTAAAAAGTAGGTtgttcctgagcagcctgttagAGGTGTTCCTGTCAGCATCAGCAGAGGGAAGAGTTGACTTGGATCTCACCCCAtcatgcagggctgggagaggggaagggtGGCAGTTCTCTGAGCCCTGGtgtgtgggcagggaggtgAGTTGAAGCTAAAATGGGCATCTTGGccttttgctgcagctgctgagctgtgtgcAGGACAGCATGGGCTTCATCTTGCAGGCAGAGATTTCTAGCTTGATCCTGCAGGTTTCTGGGGTACCCAGAGGCATTTAGGAATCTGTTTGGCATCTGGGGGGCCAGTTCGTCTTGGAGCTTGCAGTTAAGGCTGGTGCAGCCAGTATGTTGGCTGCTTTGTATTCTCCCTAACAGCATAAAGGGGTGGGTGAGGGCCCCTTGGGCAGCTCTTTTCAATCAGTTGCCCTTATAACCAGctctgcttcagctgcagaTGGATCCACAGTTCTGACTGTGgattcctccttccttccatgTCCCCCAttcacctgaaaaaaataaaaatcctgagTTTTTGCATAACTGACTGCATAGTTCTTGCTTTTTGTTCCTGAAGTAAGATTCAAACTCCAGACTGTATTGACGGCATCACATGCACCTGGCCTGAGACCCAAGTCACTGTCTCCTAAGTATAGATGCTGACTTTGCAGCTGGTCTCTTCTCTGTAACCTGCTGTATTGGGCTGAGTGGGTAAAAGGGAGTGTAGgtgtgttctgctgctgtgtcatAATATGCTTTTAGAAGTTTTTACCTGTAGCTTAAATCCCCTTGAGACAGGAGTCTGCTGGGGAAAGCAAACCTGTGGGTAGCAGATGGCAAGAGTGTTCTGCTCGGTGCTGAATGCAGGTCAGCTTTGTCACTTGGGGAAGGGCCTGCTTGGCTGTTGGCACAGGTTGTGCATCTGCTGTTCTCTAGGCTGGGGCAGTTCCTCTGCTCAAAGCTTCTCCTTTCCAAACCTTTTCAGTGTCACTGTTCAAGGTCTCCTGACCTGCTTGGCTGGCTGGAGAGTAGGGCTTTGCAGAGGCTGCGTGCCCTGCAGGAACTTCTTACAGCTCAGCTTTGCCCCTGTGGTAGAAtctacagggaagctggagagggactttttacaaggacatggacTGATAGGAGGAGGGGGAATGGTtccaagctgaaagaggggagatttagaagAGGTGTTAAGTATTGTCtcttgtgagggtggtgaaacactggcccgggttgcccagggaagctgtggctgccccatccctggaagtgttcagagcCAGGTTtaatggggctttgagcaacctggtctggtgggaggtgtccctgcccatggcaggggtttggaactagatggtctttaaggccccttccaacccaaaccagtctgtgactctgtgatcaCTTTATTTCTAGCCTACCTGATTGGCCTCAAAACGTCAGAATGTGCTAGTCCTGATTAAAGGCAAAACTGCTGATACACTTTATTGGCTTTATTCTGTCTAGAGTAAAGGCAATCAAAATAGCAAAATTTGAATTAATATTAATCCTCTGCCTTCTCGCCTTCTGCTCCTCAAAGCCTGGCAGGCTTGTCTggcatttcagaagaaaattcctTCTGACTTGGCTTAGGGTGAGGAAAGCTGCTAAGGCAGTAAATTTGGAGAGCCTGGCACCATGGTCTGGGTGCTCCTGTGCCTTTGCTGGTTCCTTTGTGCATGGCTACATGAGTGCTTGCAGAAAAAAGCTGAATAACACGATAAGGAGGTATAACTTCCAGCTCTGAAATCTTTGGAAGTGGGGAGGGAACAAGAGGAGTGCAGCCAGACTGGGTGGCAGGATCTGAGCATGGCCCGTGGCGAGGGGGGTGGGAATGCAGCCCCAGTCCTTCCTTCTCTGGGGGTACCCGTGGGGAGCAGTGCTGAATACAGGCAGTATTGTGCTGtatcctgctgctttcctgaacCTCAGTTGTCCAGCTCATTGGGATATTTCAGAGAGCTGTTGACAGGGATAATGTGTGGTGGTGCCTTGCAGATGGTGATAAATTTCTGATGCTTACATGTCCTCATCCTGTTCACTCTGGAGAATTGGGTGGAAAGCtctggggaagagagaaaacaacttGTCAGGGCTAGGAATACTCTCTGGGCAGAAACCTCATGGAATAAACAAAGCACATGCAATTAGATTGCAGAGCAGTGTTGCCCCAATAGCCACAGCAAGACCCAGGGATTAATTTTAGCTCAGGAGCAATAAGCAAGTGGTTGGCTtgtgtgctggggctgtgtTGTGCTCCTAGATCACGCTGTCTGTGTTGTCAAAACACATGGGTTTGgccagctggaaaacagaagcCTCAAAGATCCTCATCCAgccagtttgtttgtttgccttgGGCCTGATTTCATAGCTATAAATGTGCTGTGATGGAGTGTTGTGGTTGTAGGAGACTCACTGCAGTCCTCGTGGACTTGtcaggcttttttgtttgtttttttttgttttgttttggtttttttatatatggaGGAGGAGTAAAAGGGATGGAATTACTTGTAACTTTGGCTGTCAGCTTCCCTCTGGAGTGAGAGCTGTGTGGGACTGCCATGGCTCCTCTGGAATGGGACAGCAGAGGTCAGATGGCAATTATTTAGGAAACTGTACTGGGGAGAAAGCAAATTTACGTGCAAGCTTGCTTGGAGGTGTAAgctaccaggaaaaaaaacaaaatgcagctgGCTCAATGTTTACTTTTAAACAAGGATGACttttgattgctttttattaatttaaaactagTGGAACTTAATGAGAGTGTTGGATGTTGTGTGGAAATGGGTTGTATAATCTCGACTTGCTAGTTTAGGAAATGATAACATATTAACTCTGTCTCGTAGCTGGTTGCTCATGTGGCCAGTCATCTTCTGTTGTGTTCAGCTGCCAAAGGACTGTGTGCTGGCCTTGGCACTGCAGGCCAGACAGACAGCACAGCTCACCAGTTGGACAGGGAAATATTTGAGATGTGTGATTAGGCAGCAGAGTGGAAGATAAGTTACCAAACTGTGAGTGCCACTgccttgtttttttggtgtgtgctAAATTAACACGTATggttctggtttttgtttggactccagtctttttaatttttgcagaaAAGAGCACTTGGATTGACTGTGTTCATTAACTTAATTAAAGCAATCTGCACTTTTTTCATTGATTATTACTCCTACTTCCCCATAGCAGGTATACCCTGTTTCCATTGTGTATTTTGCACTCACCACTTTGACGTGACACTGATGGATTAATCTGGGCATCTCCTGTGGGCTTTGAGTGTAACTAAGTCtctgttattaaaaatgaagGTGAAACACCAGATCCCTGCTTTGTACAGAGGGTGgtgcagagggaggaggggagcttttctttctaaaatgccCTTTGATGTCAAACACCTTTGTTTCATGCCACAAACATCCCTGTGGAACATAAGTGTAGTTTAAACAGCTCATCAGCCCAGTCTGCTTTGTcctttggtttgtgggtttgaGAGGAATGGGCTGTGTAGAAGCCAGAGGTGACTTTGCAACACTTGGCCTACTTCATCCCAGGTATCAGAAAGCTGAGCAAAATGTGTGTGTTACTTTTACACCTGATCCAATGGAgctttttccagtttcaaatAATAAACAGGAAAGTTTTGTGAACTTCATTCTGTTggcttcttctttttttgttccaaaggaaagcagcaggtggGTTCCACCCTTCTGATGTGCAGCCTCCTGTCTTCCACCACATCATCATTTTCCCTTGGTTGGGTACTTGGTGAGCAGTTACACTGATGATCTGAAGATGCCAGGCACACACCCCCACATCTCATGCTGTGAAATCCCAACTCTTTCCTTgtccctgttttgttttgttttttaacccTGCATCTaccccaggcagctcctgccccagggtgcctgtgctgcctcctgcagcagatgCTGGGGCCAGCAGAAGTAGTGACCTGAGCCCTGAGCAAGGCTTTCTGCCCTCCCAGtctcagctttctctttctgaaaggAAGCATGTGGTAATCCTGAAATATGTGTTTTTCTAATTCTTCCTTCCACTTAGCCTGGAAGAGATCAGCTGGCACAAAACTACCAGGAGggatgaggagaaggaggcAGCATGACTGTGTCAGCCCCTTTATGGAAAGAGAGGATTGTCTCTATTTCTTaaaccttttttcttatttccccCCCTT from Apus apus isolate bApuApu2 chromosome 11, bApuApu2.pri.cur, whole genome shotgun sequence includes the following:
- the FBXO31 gene encoding F-box only protein 31 isoform X1 codes for the protein MAVCARLCGVGPARGCRRRGAAREQRRGDSEPDTDTEEAGGGGAAEEEEEEAAERIEGRRPAEAGPAGRAPLSLLELPPELLVQIFGSLPGTDLPNLARVCTTFRRILRTDTIWRRRCREEYGVCENLRKLEITGVSCRDVYAKRINPRVKSGRFMKILPDYEHMEYRDVYTCLLHRYRHILGLWQPDIGPYGGLLNVVVDGLFIIGWMYLPPHDPHVDDPMRFKPLFRIHLMERKCATVECMYGHKGPHNGHIQIVKKDEFSTKCNQTDHHRMSGGRQEEFRTWLREEWGRTLEDIFHEHMQELILMKFIYTSQYDNCLTYRRIYLPPSSPDDLIKPGLFKGTYGSHGLEIVMLSFHGKKAKGTKITGDPNIPAGQQTVEIDLAHPLQLPDIENLRDFSELSRIVLEVQEQVRREEQEEEHGQEEEDSSPQPASQPAAMPLGEGAEGEETVAGAQGTTQDKAPASQPFVLPMGVISRNEDYPRTCRICFYGTGLIAGHGFTSPERTPGVFVLFDDDRFGFIWLELKSFSLYSRIKVSFQNAQAPSREAFDEMLKNIQSLAT
- the FBXO31 gene encoding F-box only protein 31 isoform X2; amino-acid sequence: MAVCARLCGVGPARGCRRRGAAREQRRGDSEPDTDTEEAGGGGAAEEEEEEAAERIEGRRPAEAGPAGRAPLSLLELPPELLVQIFGSLPGTDLPNLARVCTTFRRILRTDTIWRRRCREEYGVCENLRKLEITGVSCRDVYAKLLHRYRHILGLWQPDIGPYGGLLNVVVDGLFIIGWMYLPPHDPHVDDPMRFKPLFRIHLMERKCATVECMYGHKGPHNGHIQIVKKDEFSTKCNQTDHHRMSGGRQEEFRTWLREEWGRTLEDIFHEHMQELILMKFIYTSQYDNCLTYRRIYLPPSSPDDLIKPGLFKGTYGSHGLEIVMLSFHGKKAKGTKITGDPNIPAGQQTVEIDLAHPLQLPDIENLRDFSELSRIVLEVQEQVRREEQEEEHGQEEEDSSPQPASQPAAMPLGEGAEGEETVAGAQGTTQDKAPASQPFVLPMGVISRNEDYPRTCRICFYGTGLIAGHGFTSPERTPGVFVLFDDDRFGFIWLELKSFSLYSRIKVSFQNAQAPSREAFDEMLKNIQSLAT